GTTTATCGGCGCCTCGGTGGCGTGCGCGCTGGCACAGACGCTGGGGCAGCTGATCCTGTTCCGCGCGCTGCAGGGCGTGGGCGGCGGCGGGCTGATGTCGCTGGCGCAGGCCGCCATCGCCGACGTGGTGGCGCCGCGCCAGCGCGGGCGCTATCAGGGCTACCTGGCCACGGTATGGGCGGTGGCGTCGATCGCCGGGCCGCTGGTGGGCGGCTGGGTCTCGGACCACATGTCGTGGCGCTGGCTGTTCTGGGTCAATGTGCCGCTGGGCCTGCTGGCGATGTTCATGTGCTACCGCGGCCTGGCCATGCTGCCCGCGCGCGGCGGGCGCGCGCGCGTGGACTGGCTCGGCGCGCTGCTGCTGGCGGTGGCCATCGTCGCCTTCCTGCTGGCGATGAGCTGGGGCGGCGACGTCTATGACTGGCTCTCGCCGGAACTGGGCGCGCTGCTGCTGGCCGCCGTCGCTGCCGTGCTGCTGCTGACCTGGCAGGAGCGCCGCGCGGCCGACCCGATGCTGCCGCCGCGCCTGTTCGCCAACCGCGCCTATGTGCTCGGCGTGGCCGCGTCGGCGCTGGCCGCGCTGGACATCTTCCTGTGCATCTTCGCCCTGCCCCTGCACTTCCAGCTGGTGCGCGGCGCCGATGCGTCGACCTCCGGTCTGCTGGTGATGCCGTTCCTGCTGGCGACGGTGGCGGGCAACTTCATCGTGGCGTGGCTGGCGCCGCGCGTGGGCCGCCTGCGCGGCATCCTGACCGCGGGCTATATCGCCGGCGCGCTGGGCCTGATCGTGCTGGCACTGGTGACCCCGGCCGTGCCGCTGGCCGTGGTGCTGGCGGCGATGACGCTGGCGGGCGTGGGCCTGGGCATCACCATGGTGGCGACGCTGATGAGCGTGCAGAACGCGCTGGAGCGGCGCGATACCGGCGCCGGCACCGGCGCGCTGCTGGTGCTGCGCTCGCTCGGCAGCGCGCTGGGCGGCGCGGTGGCCGGCACGCTGCTGACACTGGAGTTCCGCCATGCGCTGGCGGCTTCCGGGGTCACGCAGGCGCTGGACCTGGGCGCGCTGCGCCATGGCAGCGAGGCCTTCGCGCAGCTGTCGCCGTCGGTGCGCGCGGTGCTGGCCGGTGGCGTGGAGTCCGGCTTCCACCTGATCTTTGCGGTGGGCGCGGCGGCGGCGGTACTGGCGCTGCTGATCGTGCGGCGCATGCCGGACGTCGAGCTGCGCAGCAGCGTCACCGAGCACGCCGCCACGCTGGCGATGGACTGACGCGGGGCGCATCCGACAGGCCCCCATCGGCGTAGACTACGCGTACCCGAACCAGCGAGCCGACCACCGGAGCCCCGTCGCCATGAGCCGTCGCCCTCTGCCTTTCCGCCTGTCCGTTCCCCTGGCTGCCGCCCTCACCCTGGCAGCCGCCAGCGGGGCCCTGTTGCCGGCACCGCTGCGCGCCGCCGACAAGCCCGCCACGTCCACGGTCCCTGCCGCTGCGGGCGCCTGCCCGGCATCGCTCAACTTCACCTTCCCGCGCCTGCAGGACGACGCGCCGCAGAACCTGTGCCAGTACGCGGGCAAGGTGGTGCTGGTGGTCAATACCGCGAGCTATTGCGGCTTCACGCCGCAGTACGAGGGGCTGGAGGCGCTGTACGCCAAGTACAACGCGC
The window above is part of the Cupriavidus taiwanensis LMG 19424 genome. Proteins encoded here:
- a CDS encoding MDR family MFS transporter, with product MSSPASAGSTAPAVSSRPDPASALPVHDHRAVMRVIGGIVLCILLAALDQTVVIPAVPAIANDLNGFGHLSWIVTAYLIVSTVTTPLYGKLSDSFGRRRLLMVAITLFIGASVACALAQTLGQLILFRALQGVGGGGLMSLAQAAIADVVAPRQRGRYQGYLATVWAVASIAGPLVGGWVSDHMSWRWLFWVNVPLGLLAMFMCYRGLAMLPARGGRARVDWLGALLLAVAIVAFLLAMSWGGDVYDWLSPELGALLLAAVAAVLLLTWQERRAADPMLPPRLFANRAYVLGVAASALAALDIFLCIFALPLHFQLVRGADASTSGLLVMPFLLATVAGNFIVAWLAPRVGRLRGILTAGYIAGALGLIVLALVTPAVPLAVVLAAMTLAGVGLGITMVATLMSVQNALERRDTGAGTGALLVLRSLGSALGGAVAGTLLTLEFRHALAASGVTQALDLGALRHGSEAFAQLSPSVRAVLAGGVESGFHLIFAVGAAAAVLALLIVRRMPDVELRSSVTEHAATLAMD